The window GAATTAGAGAACAAACTGCAAGAAACTCGTGCGAAACAACAATCAATGGTTGTTCGTATGGAAGCAGCACAGTCTAGTCGTAATGTACGTCGCCAATTGGATAGCGGCAAACTAGATGAAGCAATGGCTCGTTTTGAACAGTTTGAACGCCGTATAGACCATATGGAAGGCGAAGCTCAAAGTTATGGTATTGGTAAACAAAAATCGCTGGATCAACAGTTTGCAGAGTTAAAAGCAGACGATGAAATAAGCGCGCAATTAGCAGCGCTTAAAGCTAAAATCAATAAAGATCAGTAATAGTTATTTTGATGCACTGGTACGTTAGCCATATCGTATCAGTGCCATAGATAGGTTAACCATATGTATAAGGATATGTGATGGGCTACGTTTTTCTGTCTCTCGTATTAATCATTTTTCTCATTTTTATTCTGCCTATTTGGCTGTGGCTACATTACAGCAAAAAAAATAGTGGGCAGGGGAGTCAGCTAACTGAAAATGAAGTACAACGTTTAATGCAATTAGCAGAGCAAGCATCACAGATGCAACAACGCATTAAAACGCTTGAAGATATTTTGGATGCAGAACACCCAAATTGGAGGCAAAAATAATGACTCAATTTCGCAACCGCAAACTTTATCGTTTAACGGATAGACGTGTGTTCGGTGGTGTGTGTTCGGGTATTGCTGAGTACTTAGAACTTCCGGTTGCTTTGGTCAGAGCATTAGCCGTATTGGCCTTATTTGTAAGCTTTGGAATTACATTGATTTTATATATCGTGATGTGTTTTGTCGTAGAAACGGCTCCAAGTGGCTACCGTTCACAGCAAGATATTGGCCCAGAAGTTAGCAGCTTGATTAACCAAATCGATACACAATTAAAATCAGGTGAAATGAAGCTACGCCAAATTGAAAGATATGTTACATCAGATACTTATACAGTGAACAGTAAATTTCGAAATCTATAACAAATCGTATCGCCATCACATGATAAGGGATTAGGTTTTAAAACCAAATCCCTTTTGTTTTTTATTAATAAGTGAGTGAAGTATGGCAAATAACGTTCTTTATCGAATCAAAAAATTTGCAAAAAAACGTCTTCTGCAAAAAGGCATTCGACTAGCAGTAGTGTTGCTTATTTCTTATAGTCCTGCCGGGGCCGTAGGAAGAATAATTAAATTATTGACGAGTAAATGGTTGCTTAATGTACTCATTAAACGGTTAACCTAATACAGTTTGTTTTATGCTAAATTATAGTACGCAATATGACGTAAAATGGGTTTAAATTGAAAGGATAAGTCTTGGGAGGAGCATGAAACGACTGCACAGTGAATTAACCGATTTGATGAATAGAAGTGTTGATCGTCATGTTAGGCTCGCAGTAACAGGGCTTAGCCGCAGTGGAAAAACTGCATTTATTACTTCATTGGTAAATCAACTATTGAATGTGAATGCGGGCGCGCGGCTCCCTCTGTTTTCTGCTGCGCGTGATAAGCGGTTGTTAGGGGTTAAGCGGATACCTCACCGTGATTTGTCGGTACCTCGTTTTGCGTATGATGATGGGATTGCATCACTTTATGGGGAGCCACCACAATGGCCAACACCAACAAGGGGTGTAAGTGAAATACGCCTTAAATTGCATTACCGTTCAGAAGACTCTTTTTTACGTCACTTTGTCGATAACTCATCATTGTATTTAGAAATTGTCGATTACCCCGGTGAATGGTTGTTGGATTTACCCATGCTAGATTTAAATTATTTAGCGTGGTCTGAGCAAATGAACACCTTAATAAAGGGAAAACGCGCGCATTTGGCCCACTCGTGGCTGGCATTGTGTGAGAAATGTGACCCCTTAGCCCCAGTCGATGAAAACTTACTCGCTGAGATTGCCGCTGCCTATACCCAATATCTAGTGGAGTGTAAGGCCCAAGGCCAACATTTTATCCAACCTGGCCGCTTTGTTTTGCCTGCTGAATTAGCTGGAGCGCCCGCACTACAGTTTTTCCCATGGCCGAATGTGGCTAAATATGGCGATAAAAAGCTCGCGCAGGCAGGCAAAAACACCAATATTGGTGCATTGCAGCAACGCTATCAATATTATTGTGAACATGTCGTAAAAGGCTTTTATCGTGATTATTTCCAACGTTTTGACCGGCAAATTGTTTTAGTTGATTGTTTACAACCCTTAAATAGTGGGGTTGATGCTTTTAATGATATGAGAATGGCATTAACACAATTAATGCGCAGTTTTCATTATGGAAAGCGCACATTACTGAGGCGTTTATTTTCGCCATGTATTGATAAATTACTCTTTGCGGCGAGCAAGTCAGACCATGTAACACCAGACCAACATGCAAACCTAGTGGCTTTGTTGCAGCAGTTAGTGCAAGAGGCGTGGCAGCATGCCGCATTTGAAGGGATCAGCATGGATTGTGTGGGTTTAGCGTCAATACAAGCAACCGAAAGTGGCCTTGTGGATTACAAAGGTGAAAAATTACCTGCATTAAAAGGGGATCGGCTAAGTGATGGCCAACCGTTAATGTTTTATCCAGGAGAGGT is drawn from Providencia huaxiensis and contains these coding sequences:
- the pspC gene encoding envelope stress response membrane protein PspC; amino-acid sequence: MTQFRNRKLYRLTDRRVFGGVCSGIAEYLELPVALVRALAVLALFVSFGITLILYIVMCFVVETAPSGYRSQQDIGPEVSSLINQIDTQLKSGEMKLRQIERYVTSDTYTVNSKFRNL
- a CDS encoding YcjX family protein → MKRLHSELTDLMNRSVDRHVRLAVTGLSRSGKTAFITSLVNQLLNVNAGARLPLFSAARDKRLLGVKRIPHRDLSVPRFAYDDGIASLYGEPPQWPTPTRGVSEIRLKLHYRSEDSFLRHFVDNSSLYLEIVDYPGEWLLDLPMLDLNYLAWSEQMNTLIKGKRAHLAHSWLALCEKCDPLAPVDENLLAEIAAAYTQYLVECKAQGQHFIQPGRFVLPAELAGAPALQFFPWPNVAKYGDKKLAQAGKNTNIGALQQRYQYYCEHVVKGFYRDYFQRFDRQIVLVDCLQPLNSGVDAFNDMRMALTQLMRSFHYGKRTLLRRLFSPCIDKLLFAASKSDHVTPDQHANLVALLQQLVQEAWQHAAFEGISMDCVGLASIQATESGLVDYKGEKLPALKGDRLSDGQPLMFYPGEVPKRLPNEQFWQTQGFQFEDFRPRPTPMDQPLPHIRMDSALEFLLGDKLK
- the pspB gene encoding envelope stress response membrane protein PspB, which gives rise to MGYVFLSLVLIIFLIFILPIWLWLHYSKKNSGQGSQLTENEVQRLMQLAEQASQMQQRIKTLEDILDAEHPNWRQK